The following is a genomic window from Palaeococcus ferrophilus DSM 13482.
GGACGGCATTCACCTTCATGCTCAAGGGAGCACCGTTAATCTACGCCGGCCAGGAATACGCGATAAAGAGCGCCCCAAGCCTCTTCAAGAGGGAGCCCGTCCCGTGGGAGGAAGGCGATAGGGAGTTCCTCGAGTTCTTCAAGCGCCTCCTCGATACCGTGAAGTCCGTAAGGTGCGAAAACCAGCGCGTCCACATGCCCGTCGAGGGGGTGGCCGTGGTGGAGTGCGGGAACGCCGTTGGGGTGTTCAACCTCGAGGGTAAAATAGGGAGCGTCGAGCTCGACGTCAGGGGAAGGGATGCGCTGAGCGGGAGGAGAGTAGAGAGCAGAAACGGAAGAATGGAGCTCGATTTCGAGCCCGTGATAGTTCTCCGTTGAGAACCGAAACCTTTTTTAACTCACTTCTTTACCTCTCCTCTGGGAAAGCGCGGGGGTGCCCGAGCCTGGCCAAAGGGGCCGGACTTAAGATCCGGTGGCGTAGGCCTTCGCGGGTTCAAAGCCCGTCCCCCGCACCACAGAATCACTCATCCTTCTCCTTCAGGTTTCAATGGCATGTGTGTTCCCCATCCTGCCCGCGGGGAGAACGAGCCGCGCTCCATGAAAGTTCCTTCAATCCGTTTTCAGGGCGCACCTTATGACGTCGCTTAAAACCCCGGAGACGGTCTCCTTTACCCCCGCTCCGGCCCCCCTGAGGGTGAGCTCCCCGAGGAGGTCGCTTTTTATGAGGGCAACGTTGGAGGTGCCGTGGACGGCAAGGGGCGAACCCACGGGCACTTCCACCGGTTTGACCTCAACCACACCTTTCTCCACCGTTGAGATGAGCCTTATCACCTTACCCCGCCTCTTTGCCTCCATAACCCCGTCCGGCCCGATTGAGTCTATTCCCTCCACCATTGCCCTCGAAAAGTCGAACTTCCCAAAGGCAACGTTGTGGAGGATAGCAGCTTTATAGGCCGCATCAAGCCCCTTTGTGTCCCCCTCGGGATTGGCCTCGGCTATGCCGAGCTCCTGGGCCCTTCTAAGTGCCTCCTCGAAGGAAGTGCCCTTCTCCATCTCGCTGAGGATAAAGGTGGTCGTGCCGTTCAAAACGCCCTCAATGCCGATAACCTCATCGCCCATGAGGTTTTCCCTGAGGAGGGCTATTATGGGCGTGCCCGCCATGACCGTGGCCTCGAAGCGGTATTCGAGCCCCCTCCGCTCCGCCTCGTTCGTGAGCTCGCCGTAGTGAAAGACGAGGGGTGGTTTGTTTGACGTTACCACGTGCCTCCCGTGCCTCAGGGCCTCAAGCTGCCATCTGTATGCCTCGGGGTTGGCGCTCGTCACGTCTATGAACACGTCGCTCTCCACTTCACGCGCAACCTCCGTTGGAGAGAGCTCGTAAACCTCGTAATCGTCCCCCCAGCGGGAGAGTGCTCCAAAGGTCTCCTTAACGGCGAGGGCCTCAGAAAGGTCTACCCCCTCCCCGCTCCACACAGTGGCGGAGGAATCGGAGATACTGACAACCCTGAACTCTATGCCATAGAGCTCCCTTATTTTCCTGGATTTCTCAAGAAGGGTGCGGAGGAAGCCCCTCCCCACGTTGCCAAAACCCAGAAGGGAGAGGGAAACCTCCATGGACTCACTTCCTGTTCACTATCACCTTTATTATGTCTATGTCTCTGACTATGCCGACAAGGTCGTCCTTGCCCCTTATCACGGGCAGCTGCTCGATGTGGTACTTCGTCATCTTGCTGGCTACCTCGTAGACGCTCATTCCCTCCGTTGCAACCACGAGCTCGGTGTTCATTATTGTCTCGACGGGCTTGTCGGGAAGCTTGAGTTCCTTCTTCTCGAGGAGGAGAACGGGGTGGCTCTCGAGTATCCAGTCCTCCTCACTTGACGCCACCAGTTCGGAGGATTTGAAGGTCCTGATAACCTCGCTGTCCTTGAGGAGGTCCGTCTCATCAACCATTCCCACGAGCTTGCCCTCATCGTCAATAACGGGTATGGCCATGGAGTCCGCGAGCAGGAGGGCCTTAAGGGCGGCGTTTAGCGGAGTTCCCTTCCAGACAACGCTAGTGTACTTGGTGTAGCACGGGGCTATTGAAATCTCCCTCATCTTCTCATTCTTTGAGAGGTAGCGCCTTATTATGTCGCCAACCGTGAGAACACCGACGACCTCCCCCGTCTCATCTGCCACGATGACCCTTCTGTAGTGAGAATCGAGCATCTTCCGGACTGCCTTCTTGAGGTCATCATCTGGGCGCACGATTGGAACATTCCTCTTAACCAGCATGGCCAGCTGATCCTCGTCGGGATGAAGAAGAACCCTCTTAATACTCACCATCCCGACTATCTCCTTATCGTGCCTTCTAATAACCGGAAACGCCCTGACGTTATGCTTCTTGAAAAGCTGGAGAGCATAACTCCTCGTGGCGGGCAGTTCTATAACAACCGGATTGGGGGTCATTAAACTCTTTACTTTCACTGTCACCACCGCTTTGATGTTAAACGGCACCCAACTATTTAAGGCTTTTTGGCGGGCTATTGGACATCCGGGGTAAACTTTTTAAATGCTCCCCTCAAACCACCAACGACAAGGGGCGGCTGGCTACGGCTGGCCGTCACCGTGGAGGTGAAAGGAATGGTAAGGTTGCACACGTACAAGAGAGGAAAGTCAGGTTCAAAGAAGCCCCCGAGGACTGCTCCGCCCACCTGGGTTGAGTACACCGCCGAAGAGGTTGAGGGACTCGTTGTAACCCTCGCCAAGCAGGGTTACTCAAGCGCCATGATAGGTACGATACTCAGGGACCAGTACGGAATCCCGAGCGTCAAGCTCATCACGGGCAAGAAGATAACCAAGATTCTCGAGGAGAACAACCTCGCACCCCAGATACCTGAGGACCTCATGTTCCTCATCAAGAAGGCGGTCAACCTCAGGAAGCACCTCGAGCAGCACCCGAAAGACCTTCACTCAAGGCGCGGTCTCCAGCTCGTGGAGAGCAAGATAAGGCGTCTCGTCAAGTACTACCGCAGGACGGGTAAGCTCCCGGCCAAGTGGAGGTACGACCCAGAGACCGCCAAGCTGCTGGTTCGCTGAACCCTTTCCCCTTCTTTTAAGGTGATCAAATGGATAGGGCCGCTTTCTTGGAAAAGGTTCGTGAGGGCGCGGAGCTAATCAGGATGCACACCGAGTTAGGGCACACCATACGCATTGTTTCTCACCGTGACGCCGACGGCATAACCGCGGGAGCGATCCTCGCGAAAGCGGTGGCTCGCGAGGGTGCGAGGTTTCACCTGAGCATCGTCAAGCAGCTCAGCGAGGACATAATAAAAGAGCTCGCAAAGGAGAAGCAGAAGGTGTACGTCTTCAGCGACCTCGGAAGCGGCTCCATAACGCTAATAGAGAGGTATTTGGCCGACGCCACAGTGGTTATAGCCGACCACCACCCACCCGAGGACGGGGAGATAGCGAACGACTCCCACGTTCTCGTGAACCCCACCGTGTTTGGCGCCAACAGCGTTAGAGACCTCAGCGGTTCGGGCGTGGCCTACTTCGTGGCCAGAGCTATGAACGATAGGAACCGCGATTTAAGCCCCCTCGCCCTCGTTGGTGCGGTGGGGGACATGCAGGAGATAGATGGCCAGTTCCACGGCCTCAACCTCGAGATAATAGAGGATGGAAAGGCCCTCGACTTAATCGAGATTAGAAAAGAACTCCGTCTCTTTGGAAGGGAAACGAGAACCCTCGCCCAGATGCTTGCCTATGCCTCCAACCCCGAACTTCCAGAGATTACCGGCGACCTGAGGAACGCCATCGAGTGGCTGAAAGCCAAAAACTTCGATCCGGACATGAGGTACTGGCAGCTCCGCGAGGAGGAGAAGAGGAGGCTCCACGACGCGCTGGTGGTTCACCTCATAAAGCACGACGTCCCCAAGGAGGACATAGACCGCCTTATCGGTGACGTGGTTCTCATAAAGGCCTACCCGGAGGGCGACCCGAGGCACGAGGCGAGGGAGTTCGCCACCCTTCTGAACGCCACTGGGAGGCTCAACAGGGGCACCCTTGGAGTTGCAATATGCCTCGGAGATGAGGGCGCCTACAGGGAAGCGGTAAAGCTCGTCGAGGAGTACAAGCGCGAACAGATAGAGATGAGACGGTACATAATCCAGAACTGGGGAAGCATCGTCGAGAAGGAGCACGCTTACGTTTTCTACGCCGGGAAGGACATAAAGGACACCATGGTGGGCATAGCGGCCAACATGGCAATAAACGCCGGCCTCGCGAATCCTGAGAAGCCGGTCATAATCGTGGCCGACAGCGAGGAGGACGGTGAGCTCGTCAAGGCATCCGCGAGGACTACGGAGAGGGCGCTCAAGAAGGGATACCACCTTGGGGAGGCCCTCAGGGAAGTGGCCGAAAAGATAGGCGGAGAGGGCGGCGGACACGCGATAGCGGCGGGAATACGCTTCCCACAGAAGAAGCTCGACGAGTTCATAGAACTCATTGACAGGGCCCTTGGAAGGCAGGTGAGGGGCGATGAAAATTAGGGCGAGGGCGTACATAGAGTGGGACTACGGGGAGAACGCGAGGGCCATAGCAGAGGCAGTTGAGGTGGACAACCTCAACCTTCCGGAGAACCTAAACTTTAAAACCCTCTGGGAAGAGGGCAGGGTGATAACAAAAGTTAAATACTCCGGTGAGATTGAGAGTTTCATAGCGGCAATGGATGATTTGGTGTTTTCGGTCAAAATAGCCGAAGACGTAACCTCTCAAAATAATTTAGTGAAAAGGGAAGGATCGGAGGTGTGAAAATGGCAAAAGCAAGGTCGAAGAGGCAGGTTGCGGCTGCCAAGGATAAGTGGAAGTCAAAAGAGTGGTTCGTGGTTTACGCTCCAGAATTTTTCGGAAGCAGGGAGATAGGACTCACCCCGGCCGACGACCCCGAGAAGGTCAAGGGAAGGATCATCGAGACGACCCTCAAGGACCTCACTGGAGACTTCACCAAGGGCCAGGTCAAGCTCTACTTCCAGATTTACGACGTCAAGGGTCAGAACGCCTACACCAAGTTCAAGGGTCACAAGCTCTCAAGGAGCTACATCCGCTCACTCGTCAGGAGGAGAACCACCCGCGTTGATGGCATATTCAACGTCACCACAAAGGACGGTTACAAGCTCCGCGTCATGGGAATGGTCGTCGCCTACAGGAGGATCCAGACCAGCCAGGAGAGGGCCATCAGGGCCATAATAAAGGACATAATCTACAAGAAGGCCGAAGAGCTCAACTTCGCCGACTTCGTCCTCGAGAGCGTTAGCGGAAAGATCGGGGCTGAGATAGCCAAGGAAGCGAGGAAGATATACCCGCTCAAGAGGGCGGAAGTCAGGAAGATAAAGGTTCTCGCAGAGCCGGAGGCGTGAAGCCTCTACTTCTCCCATTTCCTCACGGCGGATGAGGAGATGGCGGATTGCTGAGAAGTGATGACGACCTTAGGGTCTGACGCCAGATTAAAAAGTGAAAAGGGTTTACCATTTGCTTTCGTCAAGTTCTCCCTCCGTCTTTGCCACTATAGTTGTTCCGGCGAGATCGCCCGTGACGTTGACCATCGTTCTTCCCATGTCCAGTATGGCGTCTATTCCGAGTATCATGGCGTAGGCCAATGCAACGGGACTCCCAGCCGTCAGCTCAAGCCCAACGCTCTGGAGGACCATCGCGAGCATTATCGCCCCGGCACCAGGAACTCCGGCGGTTCCTATTGAGGCAAGAACTGCCGTAAGCACAATCACAAGCTGCTGGCCGAATGTGAGGGGTTGTCCTATCGCGTTTGCCACGAAGAGAACCGTGACTCCCTGGTAGAGCGCCGTTCCGTCCATGTTTATCGTGGCACCGAGGGGCAGGGTGAAGGAGAATATGCTCTCGTCAATCCCCATGTTCTCCTCGGCAACGCGCATCGTAACTGGCAGCGTTCCGCTTGAGCTCCTTGTCACGAAGGCGGTAATCATGGCGTCCTTGGCCTTCGAGAGGAACTTGAGGGGGTCTATGCCGAAGCCCTTGAGAAGGACGAAGTAAACGATGGCTATCTGGAGTATGAGGCCGAGATAAACCGCGACCACCACCTTCGCGAGCGGGCCAACGACCTTCGTCCCCTGATCGGCCATGACGTAGGCGATGAGGGCGAACACACCTATGGGCGCGTACTGCATGACACCCCTGACTATGAGGTACATTGCCTCGGCGAGACCATCGAAGAACCTCAGGACGGTCTTTCCGGCCGTTTTGATCCTCTCGTCATCGGAGTTGACCAGGTAGCTCAGCGCTATTCCGAGCACTATTGCGAAGAATATCGTGGGAAGCACGTCTCCGCTTGAGAGCGCTCCGAAGGGGTTCTTGGGTACTATGTTGAGCAGCGTGGAGACGATGGACGGGGCGCTCGCCTGTATGGCCTTTCCTTCTCCCGTGCCGAGACTTATTCCCGTGCCGACTCTGAAGAGGTTGCCCATCAGGAGCCCGAAGAACACGGCGAAGGCCGATGTGAGGAGGTAGTAAACCACTATCTTAATCCCCACCCTTCCGAGCTTCGCGGGGCTTATGCTCGCCGCTCCGACGACGAGGGAGGCCAGGATTATGGGCATCACTAGCATTTTGAGCAGTCTAACGAAGAGGTCACCGAAGGGCTTGATGTAGGTCTTGACTGCCTCGGTGTAGCCGGCGTAGCCGAGTATTAAGCCCACCACTGCACCCAAAATCAGCCCCAGCAGTATCTTCTGCAGAATCGGATAGTCGAGATACCTTCTTATAATCCCCAATCGCAACACCTCGCCATTGTTGTATATCCGTGTTTATGGCAGCATTTCTTTGTACCTTTACGTATATAAATGCTGTGGCTCCCATGACACGCATTTCGATAAACTCCAAAGAATAGAAGGAGTGCCGAATCGTCATCTCGTCAGTTGAACCTTATGGAAACGTCCCCGTAGAGAATCCTAGTTACTCTCCCCCCAACGTCCACAAGGAGGCATCCATCGTCGTCCACATCCAGAGCGACACCCTCAAAGGGCTCATCGCCAAGGACGCGAACCCTTGTCCCGAGTATCGCCCTCGAGCGCCACTCCTCCAGAACCCTGGCCCTATCCTTCAGGAAGACGGAGTACCATAAATCCAGAGCCTCAACGAGCGTCCTAAAGAACTCCGGAAGCGGAACTTCCCTGCCCAGAACATCCTTGAGCGAAATCCCCTCCTCGGGAGCAGGGTTGTTCACGTTGATTCCCATGCCGAGGACGACGTGATTGACCTCCTCCAGAAAGCTGGCCTCCGAGAGTATCCCACACACCTTCTTTCCGTTCACCAGAACATCGTTGGGCCACTTTATCCTGCCCTCCACACCCCATGCTTTCAAAGCGTCCGTAACGGCCAGGGCCCCAACGAAGACGAGCTTCGGAACTTCGGAGGGGGGAATCCTCGGCTTGAGGATAACGCTCATCCACAGGCCTCCCCTCGATGAGACCCACGAACGCCCTTTTCGTCCCCTTCCCCTCGTCTGCACGTCCGCCACCACGACGGTTCCCTCGTCCTCGCGGGCGGCTATCGAGCGGGCGTAATCATTGGTGGAGCCAACCTCCCGGAGGTAGATAACCTTCCGACCGATGAGCTTTGATCCAATTCCCAGCATGCTCCCACCGAAACCGTTTTGGGGGAGGAGGTTAATAGTGTTTCGAGGGCAAAGTTTAAATTATTCCAAACTCATGTATCACCAGGGGTGAATAACATGGATGCCTACCAGAGCGTTGGGATTAGGAGAAGGCTTAAGAGGTTCTTCCGCAGGGACGGAAGGGCTTTGATATTCGCCATGGACCACGGCTTCGAGCACGGGCCGACGGACTTTGAAGAGCACTGGGAGCACGTTAACCCGAAGGTCATTATAAGAAAGGTCGTCAGGGCCGGAATAGACGGCGTCATGATGCTCCCCGGCATTGTCAGAATAGCCGGCGATGAGCTCAAGCCCGACACGGGGCTTATGATAAAGCTCACGAGCAAGACGAACCTCAGGCCCAAGGATGATCAGCTCCTCCAGAGCCAGCTGGGCTTCGTTGAGGACGCCATAAAGCTCGGCGCCGATGCGATAGCGGCAACCGTTTACTGGGGCTCACCTCAAGAAGACGTTATGATGCGCCAGTTCGCGGAGATAGCGAGCTACGCCCACGATTTGGGCTTCCCGGTGGTCCAGTTCGCCTATCCACGCGGCCCGTACATCAACGAGCGCTACGGTAAAAAGGAAGACTACCGTGTAGTTATGTACGGCGCGAGGGCGGCGGCGGAGAGCGGCGCGGACATGATAAAGACCTACTGGACCGGCTCAAGGGAGACATTCGCCAAGGTCGTTGATGCCGCCGCTGGAGTGCCAGTTCTCCTCAGTGGAGGGGCGAAGACCGACAACCCGGTTGACTTCCTCAAGCTCGTGTGGGAGGTCATTGAGGCCGGTGGCTCTGGAGCCGTCGTCGGAAGGAACATCTTCCAGCGCGAGAACCCAGAACCTTTCATAAAGGCTCTCCTCAAGGTCGTCCACAGGAACGAGGACCCTGAGGAGGCTGCGAAAGCCGAGGGGCTTCTCTGACTCCTCATTTCACATTTTTGGCCAGCAAGTTAAATATAGCTCTTCTCCATTAGTCTTAACCGGAGGTGAGGGGGAATGGTGAGGGTAATAGACACGACCTTTAGGGACGCTCATCAGTCACTCATAGCAACCCGCCTGCAGACGGAGGACATGCTTGCCATAGCCGAGAAGATGGACAGGATAGGATTCTACTCCATGGAGGTCTGGGGAGGGGCAACATTCGACGTCTCCATACGCTACCTCAACGAGGACCCATGGGAGCGCCTAAGGCTCCTGAGGGAACACATAAAGAGAACAAAGCTCCAGATGCTCCTCCGCGGCCAGAACCTCGTTGGATACAAACACTACCCTGATGATGTTGTTGAAAAGTTCGTAGAGCTGGCCCACAGGAACGGGATAGAGGTATTCCGCGTCTTCGATGCCCTCAACGACGTGAGGAACATGGAGGTGGCGATAAGGAAGGCCAAGGAAGTCGGCGCCGAGGTTCAGGGGGCGATAGCCTACACTACCGGCAAGGTGTTCACACTGGAATACTACATGAAGAAGGTCGAGGAGCTCCTTGCCCTGGAGGTTGACGTCATAACCATCAAGGACATGGCGGCCCTACTGACGCCCTGGAAGGCCTACGAACTCGTCAGCGAGATAAAGGAGAGATACGGCATCCCGGTCAACGTTCACACCCACTCAACCACCGGAATGGCGGTCGCGACCTACCTAAAAGCTATCGAGGCCGGGGCAGACTTCATAGACACCGCCATAAGCCCGCTCGCCTTTGGAACGGCCCAGCCCGGCATACAGACCATATGGCATGCCATTCCTGAGACTCTCGAAGACCTCGACCGCGAGCTCATTCACGAGGTCTCGCGCTACCTCAAGAAACTCCTAGACGAGAAGTACTCGGGCCTGCTGCCCAAGGAGGCCCTCATGGTCAACCCCTACGTCCTCAAGTACCAGGTTCCGGGCGGAATGTACTCCAACCTCATAAGCCAGCTCAAGGAGATGAAGGCCCTCGACAGATTGAATGAAGTCCTCGAGGAGATACCGCGTGTTAGGGAAGACCTCGGCTGGCCGCCGCTTGTCACTCCCACCAGCCAGATAGTTGGCACCCAGGCGGTCCTCAACGTCCTCTTTGGGAGGTACGAGCGGGTAACCGAGGAGGTCAAGAACTACATCAAGGGACTCTACGGAAGGCCGCCGGCGGAAATAAATCCAGAGCTCAAGAAGAAGGTGCTCGGAGACGAGGAGCCGATAACGGTAAGGCCCGGCAAGCTTTTGGAGCCGGCCCTCGAGAAATGCAGGAAAGAACTTGAGAAGCTCGGAATCGAGAGGGAGGAGGACGTCCTCACCTACTGCCTCTTCCCGCAGACAGCGAGGGAGTTCTTTGAGGCGAGAAGGACCGGGAGGAAAGGGCCGAAGATGCCACCAAGGGTGCAGAGGTTGAAACTCTACGTGAACGGCGTCGAGTTCGAGGTCGGACTCGAGGGGGTTGACCTTAGCGCGCTGAAATACATGCCTTCGATGGCGGGCATCATGCCAACCTCAACGCCTCAAACCACGGCAACGGTTCCAACGGCCGCTCCAAGTGCTCCAACCACAGCTACAACACCAACTCCCGCCGCAGGCGAGGGCGTTGTCACTGCTCCGATGCCCGGAAAAATCCTTAGAATCCTCGTTAAGGAGGGCGAGGAGGTCAAGACGGGTCAGGGGCTTCTCGTGCTCGAGGCAATGAAGATGGAGAACGAGATTCCCTCACCGATGGACGGCGTCGTTAAGAGGGTACTCGTGAGGGAGGGTGAAACCGTGGACACGGGAAGGGCATTGGTGGAGCTGGGCTGACCCTTCCCATTTCAGGTTTGAGGTTCACTCCAAAATCGGGTTGAGGTTCCCTCAAAGAACCTATCAAAGCCGTTTAACTTGAGAGAGTAAAGTGAAATTTGCTTCTTTTTAACAATCCTCCAACAAATTCCGAATTTTGTTAGGTTGAAGCCGCGAGGCGCCGAAAAGCATTTATATGGACATAATATTACATTACTGAGAAAATCTTCACGGGGGTGCTGAAATGAACTCCGCTGTGGTAATTTTGGTGGCCGCGGTCATATACGTGGCCATGTACTTCACGTACGGAAAGAATCTGCAGAATAAGGTAGTTAAGGCCGACCCCAACAAACCAACACCGGCCCACGCACTCTACGATGGTGTGGATTACGTCCCAGCCCACCCGCTGGTTCTCTACGGACACCACTTCGCTTCGATTGCAGGAGCCGGACCGATAGTCGGTCCTGCAGTGGCAATGGCATGGGGATGGCTGCCAGGACTCATCTGGGTCTGGTTCGGAAACGTCTTCATCGGTGCCGTCCATGACTATCTCGCACTGATGTCCTCCGTCCGCTACGATGGTAAGTCCGTCCAGTGGATTGCAGGAAAGCTCATGAGCAAGAGGACGGGAATAGCGTTCGAGGTCTACATATGGTTCGCCCTCCTCCTCGTTGTGGCCGCGTTCACCTCGGTCATAGCGGGAATATACTCAAAGACCCCTGAGGCTGCCACCGCTTCGCTGCTCTTCCTGGTCTCGGCGGTTATCGTAGGCTACCTCATGTACAAGACGAGCCTCCACTTCGCCGGGGCGACGGTCATAGGCCTTATCCTCGTAGCAATCTCAGTCTGGCTCGGCTTCAAGTTCCCGATACACGCCACATACCACCAGTGGGCACTCTTCCTCCTCGTGTACATCGTCGTGGCGGCGTCACTTCCGGTCTGGATACTCCTGCAGCCAAGGGATTACCTCAACGCATATCTGCTGTGGTTCGGCCTCATACTCGGTGGCCTTGCCTTCATCGTTATAGGGGGCAAGGGAACCTTCACCGCACCGGCCTTCACCACCTGGAGCGCTCACGTCGTCGGTGGAAAGCCCTCACCATTCTGGCCCACGATACCCCTCGTTATCGCCTGTGGTGCCCTCAGCGGATTCCACTCTATAGTCGGTTCCGGAACCTCATCAAAGCAGCTTGACAACGAGATACACGGTCTCATGGTCGGCTACGGTGGAATGTTCACCGAGGGCTTCCTCTCAACCATCGTTATAGCCTCGATAGCGGTCTACGGCTTCCAGGTCTTCTCCGATGCCGGCCTCAGCATAACGGCGGGCGACTGGGCTGCCAAGTACGCACCCCTTGTGGCCAGCAAGGTAGGAAAGACCGGAATCTTCGCCAAGAGCTACGCCTACGGTCTAACTAACGCCTTTGGCATTGACTATAAGTTCGGTGTGGTCTTCGCGAGCCTCTGGGTTTCAGCCTTCGCCCTAACCTCGCTCGACACCGCTACGAGGCTTGGCCGCTTTGCCTGGCAGGAAGTCTTTGGGATGGTCGTTGACACCAGCGAGGGCTTCTGGAAGACCGTTACCAACAAGTGGGTCGCTTCGGTGATAATAGCCATCCTCGGTGTTCTCCTTGCATGGGGCAACCAGTGGCTCATCCTCTGGCCGGCCTTCAGCGGTATGAACCAGATGCTCGCGAGCATTGCAATGATGACCGCCGCCCTCTGGGTCGCCAAGATACAGAAGGCAGGGAAGTGGACGTGGGCTGTGCTCATACCGGCGCTCTTCCTCTGGATCACAGTGACCCTAGCACTTGGCTGGTTCCTCGTGGTAGTGGTGCCGGGAATAGGAGACCCGCTGACGAAGTACAGCGTCGGCCTCATAACCCTCGTCGGCCTTCTCCTCAACCTGCTCCTCGCCTTTGACTTCTGGGGAGCCTGGCAGAAGCCGACGGAAGAGTACGAGGCTGCAAAGGCCTGAAGGCTTTTCCTTTTTACTCCTTTTTGGGGGAAGATTCATGAACACGAAAAAGATTCTCTACTGGATTTCAGCCCCTATCCGCGTCCTGTGGGAGTTCCACAAGGGATTTGAGCTGTACTACGTTAGGGGAATTGAATGGGAGGAAGAGGAACTCGAAAACATCTTCGCGCTCATACTGTTTGGGGACTACATCGGGCTCCCCCATCCGCCAACGGAGTTGAGTTTCCGGTTGCTCCCCCACGTAATCAGGGAGCTCTACGTTATGGAAGAGAAGAGCACGAAAGAGTTCTCACT
Proteins encoded in this region:
- a CDS encoding pyruvate/oxaloacetate carboxyltransferase, which translates into the protein MVRVIDTTFRDAHQSLIATRLQTEDMLAIAEKMDRIGFYSMEVWGGATFDVSIRYLNEDPWERLRLLREHIKRTKLQMLLRGQNLVGYKHYPDDVVEKFVELAHRNGIEVFRVFDALNDVRNMEVAIRKAKEVGAEVQGAIAYTTGKVFTLEYYMKKVEELLALEVDVITIKDMAALLTPWKAYELVSEIKERYGIPVNVHTHSTTGMAVATYLKAIEAGADFIDTAISPLAFGTAQPGIQTIWHAIPETLEDLDRELIHEVSRYLKKLLDEKYSGLLPKEALMVNPYVLKYQVPGGMYSNLISQLKEMKALDRLNEVLEEIPRVREDLGWPPLVTPTSQIVGTQAVLNVLFGRYERVTEEVKNYIKGLYGRPPAEINPELKKKVLGDEEPITVRPGKLLEPALEKCRKELEKLGIEREEDVLTYCLFPQTAREFFEARRTGRKGPKMPPRVQRLKLYVNGVEFEVGLEGVDLSALKYMPSMAGIMPTSTPQTTATVPTAAPSAPTTATTPTPAAGEGVVTAPMPGKILRILVKEGEEVKTGQGLLVLEAMKMENEIPSPMDGVVKRVLVREGETVDTGRALVELG
- a CDS encoding carbon starvation CstA family protein, whose protein sequence is MNSAVVILVAAVIYVAMYFTYGKNLQNKVVKADPNKPTPAHALYDGVDYVPAHPLVLYGHHFASIAGAGPIVGPAVAMAWGWLPGLIWVWFGNVFIGAVHDYLALMSSVRYDGKSVQWIAGKLMSKRTGIAFEVYIWFALLLVVAAFTSVIAGIYSKTPEAATASLLFLVSAVIVGYLMYKTSLHFAGATVIGLILVAISVWLGFKFPIHATYHQWALFLLVYIVVAASLPVWILLQPRDYLNAYLLWFGLILGGLAFIVIGGKGTFTAPAFTTWSAHVVGGKPSPFWPTIPLVIACGALSGFHSIVGSGTSSKQLDNEIHGLMVGYGGMFTEGFLSTIVIASIAVYGFQVFSDAGLSITAGDWAAKYAPLVASKVGKTGIFAKSYAYGLTNAFGIDYKFGVVFASLWVSAFALTSLDTATRLGRFAWQEVFGMVVDTSEGFWKTVTNKWVASVIIAILGVLLAWGNQWLILWPAFSGMNQMLASIAMMTAALWVAKIQKAGKWTWAVLIPALFLWITVTLALGWFLVVVVPGIGDPLTKYSVGLITLVGLLLNLLLAFDFWGAWQKPTEEYEAAKA